One window of Triticum dicoccoides isolate Atlit2015 ecotype Zavitan chromosome 5A, WEW_v2.0, whole genome shotgun sequence genomic DNA carries:
- the LOC119302838 gene encoding UTP--glucose-1-phosphate uridylyltransferase — protein MAAAAVAADSKIDNLRDAVAKLGEISENEKAGFISLVSRYLSGEAEQIEWSKIQTPTDEVVVPYDTLAPPPEDLDAMKALLDKLVVLKLNGGLGTTMGCTGPKSVIEVRNGFTFLDLIVIQIESLNKKYGCSVPLLLMNSFNTHDDTQKIVEKYSNSNIEIHTFNQSQYPRIVTEDFLPLPSKGQTGKDGWYPPGHGDVFPSLNNSGKLDTLLSQGKEYVFVANSDNLGAIVDIKILNHLITNQNEYCMEVTPKTLADVKGGTLISYEGRVQLLEIAQVPDEHVNEFKSIEKFKIFNTNNLWVNLKAIKRLVDAEALKMEIIPNPKEVDGVKVLQLETAAGAAIRFFEKAIGINVPRSRFLPVKATSDLLLVQSDLYTLVDGYVIRNPARVKPSNPSIELGPEFKKVANFLARFKSIPSIVELDSLKVSGDVSFGSGVVLKGNVTIAAKAGVKLEIPDGAVLENKDINGPEDL, from the exons atggccgccgccgccgtcgccgccgactccAAGATCGACAACCTCCGCGACGCCGTCGCCAAGCTCGGCGAGATCAG CGAGAACGAGAAGGCCGGCTTCATCAGCCTCGTCTCGCGCTACCTCAG CGGCGAGGCGGAGCAGATCGAGTGGAGCAAGATCCAGACCCCCACCGATGAGGTGGTGGTGCCCTACGACACCCTCGCGCCCCCTCCCGAAG ATCTCGACGCCATGAAGGCTCTGCTCGACAAGCTCGTGGTGCTCAAGCTCAACGGAGGCCTCGGCACCACCATGGGCTGCACCGGCCCCAA GTCCGTCATTGAAGTTCGCAATGGGTTTACATTTCTTGACCTTATTGTGATTCAGATTGAG TCCCTGAACAAGAAGTATGGATGCAGTGTTCCTTTGCTTCTAATGAACTCTTTCAACACTCATGACGACACACAGAAG ATTGTTGAGAAGTACTCCAACTCCAACATTGAAATTCACACTTTCAACCAG AGCCAATACCCTCGCATTGTTACTGAAGACTTCTTGCCACTTCCAAGCAAAGGGCAGACAGGGAAGGATGGCTG GTACCCCCCAGGCCACGGTGATGTGTTCCCCTCTTTGAACAACAGTGGAAAACTCGATACCTTACTGTCACAG GGAAAGGAGTATGTCTTCGTGGCGAACTCAGACAACTTGGGTGCTATAGTTGACATCA AGATACTAAACCACCTGATCACTAACCAGAATGAGTACTGCATGGAAGTTACTCCAAAAACATTggctgatgtcaaaggtggtacccTCATCTCATACGAAGGAAGAGTCCAG CTCTTGGAGATTGCCCAAGTCCCTGATGAGCAT GTGAATGAATTCAAGTCGATTGAGAAGTTCAAGATATTTAACACCAATAACCT GTGGGTGAACTTGAAGGCGATCAAGAGGCTTGTAGATGCTGAAGCACTTAAGATGGAAATCATTCCCAACCCTAAG GAAGTTGATGGCGTGAAAGTCCTGCAGCTAGAAACCGCAGCTGGAGCAGCGATCAGG TTCTTTGAGAAAGCAATCGGCATCAACGTTCCCCGCTCAAGGTTTCTGCCCGTGAAGGCTACATCTGATTTGTTGCTTGTGCAG TCTGATCTCTATACCTTGGTTGATGGCTACGTCATCCGCAACCCAGCCAGAGTGAAGCCATCGAACCCTTCAATTGAGCTTGGTCCTGAGTTCAAAAAG GTTGCCAACTTCCTTGCCCGTTTCAAGTCGATCCCCAGCATCGTTGAGCTCGACAGCTTGAAGGTCTCTGGTGATGTCTCGTTTGGCTCTGGAGTCGTACTCAAG GGCAACGTGACCATCGCTGCCAAGGCTGGAGTCAAGTTGGAGATCCCAGACGGAGCTGTGCTCGAGAACAAG GACATCAACGGCCCTGAGGATCTTTGA